A genome region from uncultured Roseibium sp. includes the following:
- a CDS encoding 50S ribosomal protein L25/general stress protein Ctc, translated as MATSYELKASARERVGKGAARTLRREGLLPAVIYGDKKPALPITIPVKETTLNLHKGGFLTHLGTIDVDGEKHQVIAKDYQLHPVRDELLHVDFLRVSKNAVLTIEVPVHFLNEETCPGIKRGGVLNIVRHTVEMTVPANAIPEALDLDLSTADLGDSLHISAIKLPEGCEPTITDRDFTIATIAAPAGLKETDEGEEAEEGEAEGED; from the coding sequence ATGGCTACCAGCTATGAGCTGAAGGCATCGGCACGGGAACGGGTGGGCAAGGGGGCCGCTCGGACACTGCGTCGCGAAGGCCTTCTCCCCGCCGTTATCTACGGCGACAAGAAACCTGCCCTGCCGATCACCATTCCGGTGAAGGAAACCACGCTGAACCTGCATAAAGGCGGTTTTCTGACCCACCTCGGCACCATTGATGTCGACGGCGAAAAGCATCAGGTCATTGCCAAGGACTATCAGCTGCACCCGGTTCGCGATGAACTGCTGCACGTCGATTTCCTGCGTGTTTCCAAGAATGCTGTTCTCACGATTGAAGTTCCGGTTCACTTCCTCAACGAAGAAACCTGCCCGGGCATCAAGCGCGGCGGCGTTCTCAACATCGTGCGCCACACGGTCGAGATGACCGTTCCGGCAAACGCGATCCCAGAAGCCCTCGACCTCGATCTGTCAACTGCCGATCTCGGCGACAGCCTGCACATTTCCGCGATCAAGCTGCCGGAAGGCTGCGAACCGACGATCACCGACCGCGATTTCACCATCGCGACGATCGCCGCTCCGGCCGGCCTGAAGGAAACGGACGAAGGCGAAGAAGCAGAAGAAGGCGAAGCAGAAGGCGAAGACTAA